The genomic region GGGTCCGACCGGCCCGACCTCACCGGCGGCCGCGGCCGTCTCCAGCAGCTTGCTCTCGGTCCGGCCGGTGACGGTGACCTGGAACCCGGACCCCGCCAGCGCGAGCGCCATCTCCCGCCCGAGCCCGGAACCTCCACCGGTGACGACCGCGATCCTCTGCATCCCCGACCTCTTCCTGACGCGTGGCGTGACCGCCAGACTACGACTGGTCAATCAGTTGCCACGGGCACGGCATCGCCAGAAACTCATTTGCGTGTATCACGCAAGCATGCATATGCTTGCGCCATGCATGTAAATGACGCGTACACCCCCGCGACCCCGGTCGAGGGCGTCCTGCACGCGTTCACCCGGATCGGCCGGCGACTGAAGGCCAAGCAGCCCGGGGACACGATGGACCACAGCGCCCACCTGGTGCTGTTCGTCCTGCGGTGCAACGGCGCGCTGCGGCTGTCCGACCTGGCGAACAAGATGGAGATCGACGCCTCCACCGCGAGCCGGCACGTCCGCGGCCTGGAGCAGGCCGGGCTGATCCGCCGCTCGGTGGACCCCGACGACGGCCGCGCCTTCCGGGTCGAGCTGACCGACCAGGGCACCACCGAGTGGGAGAACAACGCCAAGCGCCGGATGGCGCTGCTCTCCCAGGCGATGGAGGGCTGGTCCGAGCACGACATCAAGACCTTCGAGCAGCTGATGACCCGGTTCGCCGACGGCGTCACCAGCATCGCCGACGCGCGCGGCGACACGAAGGCCTCCAGCGACCGGGCCTGGGCCGACAAGGGCTGGGCCGAAGCCGCGCGACTGCACACCGAAGAGAACGTGGAGAGCACCAGATGAGCACCCCCGAGCCCGCCGCTCCAGGCGGAGCCGTCGCCGAGCCGGACGCCCCCAGCTACCTGTCGCACAAGCAGATCATGGTCGTGCTGGGCGGTCTGATGGCCGGCATGTTCCTGGCCGCCCTCGACCAGAGCATCGTCGGCACCGCGCTGCCGCAGATCGTCAGCGAGTTCAAC from Kribbella flavida DSM 17836 harbors:
- a CDS encoding MarR family winged helix-turn-helix transcriptional regulator, whose product is MHVNDAYTPATPVEGVLHAFTRIGRRLKAKQPGDTMDHSAHLVLFVLRCNGALRLSDLANKMEIDASTASRHVRGLEQAGLIRRSVDPDDGRAFRVELTDQGTTEWENNAKRRMALLSQAMEGWSEHDIKTFEQLMTRFADGVTSIADARGDTKASSDRAWADKGWAEAARLHTEENVESTR